The following are from one region of the Nicotiana tomentosiformis chromosome 7, ASM39032v3, whole genome shotgun sequence genome:
- the LOC138896122 gene encoding uncharacterized protein, with the protein MDNTSENPSSPPKESTPTPSTTPSTTPISKKGRFKMLAHKVVIGGETIKKINEQLKASQADEPQNSEDSIKSPTEGEETISSKTEQVTSGPKITSEVISEVAANLENRFALVGTVAGVETTESGKIGGKNKKRKEKENEGVQGDVRGTGQEVVESSPTLVGLTKETRAMVVWSEESAGEEESVREKGGSGSGEAAEGLVRLRKRFQEPVPSMHDPLKDLLRRVSHSYNPKRKKSSGVKIRGTTRENKKRKAASSIPVVNPPTRGRATRSQKKQSEAELEKALEESKRKVVAKGKKKVVELVEAVEIEEMDLVFHDEDEAEEMKVVTPKAKNIKTSTKKFVSKTKSTEPSTLAKRTRSALKSRKVKMVEEEESEEEEKFDAEKDKMVKFGKRTTLKGRLLRDLEEEGMAMLLEKLQLQG; encoded by the coding sequence ATGGATAAcacctctgaaaatccctcatcaCCACCCAAAGAATCCACACCCACTCCTTCAACCACACCCTCAACCACCCCTATCTCTAAGAAAGGAAGATTCAAGATGCTTGCTCACAAAGTAGTCATCGGAGGAGAAACAATCAAGAAAATCAATGAGCAACTGAAGGCAAGTCAGGCAGATGAACCCCAAAACTCTGAAGATTCTATCAAGTCTccaactgagggggaagaaactaTTTCATCAAAAACAGAGCAGGTAACATCAGGTCCAAAAATTACATCTGAAGTAATCTCTGAAGTTGCTGCAAATTTGGAAAATAGATTTGCTCTGGTAGGAACTGTGGCTGGGGTAGAGACCACTGAGTCTGGAaaaattggtggtaaaaataaaaagagaaaagaaaaggagaatgAGGGTGTTCAAGGCGATGTGAGGGGAACGGGACAAGAAGTTGTTGAATCTTCACCCACTCTTGTTGGTTTGACTAAAGAAACAAGAGCTATGGTAGTATGGAGTGAGGAATCTGCTGGAGAAGAAGAAAGTGTGAGAGAAAAAGGGGGAAGTGGGTCCGGAGAAGCTGCTGAGGGGTTGGTTAGGTTGAGGAAGAGGTTCCAAGAACCCGTTCCATCTATGCATGATCCCCTCAAAGACCTATTGAGAAGAGTGTCTCACAGTTATAATCCTAAAAGGAAAAAGAGTTCAGGAGTTAAAATTCGTGGCACTACGAGggaaaacaagaaaagaaaggcTGCCTCTTCTATCCCTGTAGTGAATCCTCCtacaagaggaagagctacaaggagtcagaagaagcagagtgaggctgaACTGGAAAAGGCCCtagaagaaagtaagagaaaagttgttgcaaagggaaagaagaaggtggttgagcttgttgaggcagttgaaattgaggagatgGACCTAGTTTTTCATGATGAAGATGAGGCAGAAGAAATGAAGGTTGTGACTCCTAAGGCAAAGAACATCAAGACTTCTACAAAGAAGTTTGTTTCAAAGACAAAGTCTACAGAGCCCTCTACCTTGGCTAAAAGAACCAGGTCTGCCTTGAAGTCTAGAAAAGTGAAAATGGTGGAAGAAGAAgagagtgaagaagaagaaaaatttgatGCAGAGAAGGACAAGATGGTTAAGTTTGGGAAAAGAACCACCTTAAAAGGTAGACTCCTCagggacttggaggaggaaggTATGGCGATGCTGCTGGAAAAGTTACAACTACAGGGTTAG